A window of the Streptomyces albireticuli genome harbors these coding sequences:
- a CDS encoding DUF721 domain-containing protein, protein MSDGGEKDPKASKTPEPSGVDLARVALRAAKEQARARGNAAQQKKQARRGGLRSGARADGRDPLPLGAAINRLITERGWETPAAVGGVMGRWPQMVGPEVALHCEPQKYDEDARVLTVQCDSTAWATQLRLLAPQLVARLNADLGQGTVKMIKVLGPGGPARRYGPLRAPGSTGPGDTYG, encoded by the coding sequence GTGAGCGACGGCGGCGAGAAGGACCCGAAGGCTTCCAAGACGCCGGAGCCTTCCGGCGTCGACCTGGCGCGGGTGGCGCTGCGGGCCGCCAAGGAGCAGGCCCGGGCGCGGGGCAACGCCGCCCAGCAGAAGAAGCAGGCGCGCCGTGGCGGCCTGCGCTCCGGCGCGCGGGCGGACGGGCGCGACCCCCTGCCGCTGGGCGCCGCCATCAACCGGCTGATCACCGAGCGCGGCTGGGAGACGCCCGCGGCCGTCGGCGGTGTGATGGGCCGCTGGCCGCAGATGGTGGGGCCGGAGGTCGCCCTGCACTGCGAGCCGCAGAAGTACGACGAGGACGCGCGGGTGCTGACCGTGCAGTGCGACTCGACGGCCTGGGCGACCCAGCTGCGGCTGCTGGCCCCCCAGCTGGTGGCCCGGCTCAACGCCGACCTGGGCCAGGGCACCGTCAAGATGATCAAGGTGCTGGGTCCGGGCGGTCCCGCCCGCCGGTACGGCCCGCTGCGCGCGCCCGGGAGCACGGGCCCCGGCGACACCTACGGATGA